Within Spodoptera frugiperda isolate SF20-4 chromosome 22, AGI-APGP_CSIRO_Sfru_2.0, whole genome shotgun sequence, the genomic segment TTGTCTATGACTAAGCGTTTGTTATCTGTGGCACGCGTATAAAATGTCAATCATCTGGTTTATGGTATAGTTTAGTAAAATGTCTGATAAATTGTGGATTGAATTACATTGtggacatttttaaataatttactgatAATACTATGCTATTAGATCTCTTAATACCCAGAATACTAGGGAAGATAGTACTTTATGATACGCCCTATTAGTTAGTAATTTAGTCACAAATCACAGAGATCTTTCTAACCCTTCTACACCATACAAGTACCAATTCTTACTTTCCTAATACATTTTTGaaccaaaatattaatttgaacgCAAAACTTGCAACCAATACCGTTTTCAGAAAACAAAACAGACATACACTTAATCTGTAtcaccaataaaaaaatctaaatgtcaTTCTTCCCGCCAATTTCATAGAATGACCCgccccgccccagcttcgcatgggtgcaatggtgatatattacgcatgtattatacatataaaccttccataagaatcactctatctattaaaaaaaccgcaacaaaatccgttgcgtagttttaaagatataagcgtacaaagggacatagggacagagaaagcgactttgttttatactatgtagtgatttacaCCACCTGATCAAACACGTGGGTTTCTCGTTAACACTAATAAATTGATAACTGTAATTAAAgagaacacaataaaaaattacatagaaTTACTTACTATCCGCAACGATTAATCGATTAAATTAAATCTCGATTAGTGCTTCACATCGATACAATGAATCGATTTGATCTGGGAAATATTAACATGACGGAAATCTTAGAATCGCGTGACAATTacaattgtattaatttaattgtatcaCGAGAACTAATTAgtgttttcattaaaacaagGAATTAATTGTTATACCTAAGCAATATCTGTAATACTATCACATTGCTTGGCTAAAGGCGTCTAACCTAGACGTCAAACTGAGTGAATTCTAAGTCATATATTATTGAAACATCTATTTAAGCTAAACGTAGACATCTAATTGAGTGATTTCtaagtcatattttattaaaatatctatttacgtATATATTGACACGTCCTTTAAAACTTCCGCATTCTACTGCATTACtctaaattcataattttaactaTAGAAGCTTTCAGTCGCTCAAACGATAATGGAAATCGCATCAAAATATGTCCAACCGTTTTTGAGTTCATCACAAACAGGCAGACAGATGAAGAGAGAATATGTAAAACGACATTTGATCCATTTTTCGATCCTTATAATCAATACTACCGGCAAACACGCAATGATCTCATTCTAACATAACCCAATCAATTTTTTCAATaccaataccaaaaaaaaaaaactgtcaatcACATTCCGCTCGCAATGTCATTATCAAGGACAGATAATAAAAAACGTCAGACCATAAACGaaacgtaattatttttatgtggtCGTTACATACCGTTTTTGCTGTGTAGGCTAAAAGCAGGTGGTTAATTGAATAGGTATGTGTTAAAATATTCAAGGTAAACCGATTGAACTTGAAGATTAAAATACTTGCAGTTTATTAGGTGGTATAATTATTTGAggatgtaatatttataattgactagctgacccggcaaacttcatgTCCGCCTCTAACATCTTTTTCTCCctagacttctacaaataattcaagaccaaaattagccaaatcggtccagctgttttcgagttttggcgagactaacgaataacaattcatttttatatataaagtagAAGATGCCAATGCGCTTATATAATATTCCTACGAGTTTACGAATGCttactgcctaccccttcgtggataaaaggcgtgacgttgcgttgcgagCTTACGAGTATTTTTATTCACATCTTCCAGTTTTTCTATTCTTTCTAACATCATCTCATCCTGCCACAAACTCCTGTCTTTTTCATATCTATCCTTATACAATCTGTCTATCTTTTCTTTCACCATCATCTTTCCTTTCAATCTTCGGTCTTCTTTTCCATCCATCTAACATTAAAAACACTAAGTAAATTCAGTATGATCTATTACCAAATACCTTGACATAGTCCAATCAAGACTACTTAAAACTATGCCTCACAATTACTAAATCAACTTTAAAACTCCCACACAATTATCCAAAAGGGCCAATCGCAACTAAACGCTGTTACCATCAAAAACTACACGACCAAACTCCACAATGAATCCCCAAGTGAAGTTACAGAGTCACACCTTATTTGTCACAGCTATGACACAACACTGCACTACTTTCCGCACGGCCTTAGCACATCACTAGACGTGTCATAACCGAACATGACATGTGTCAAGGTCTCTCATTATAATGCGTGGCACATCACTATTGTTGTGATATTGTCTATGGCttctattatttttagatattgtATTTGGAATACAAAAGGTCTTGGAATGTGTCTTGCGTTAGCAAAATGGAATATCCGACTTTGAGAAGAATATTGGTCAGCAATGAGACATGAGACAGTTATGTCTAAATACTCAAACTCcaatcaattttaagacactctcaagaacagttctgtctctacaaattctttatgAAATGACATTTAAGTACAACTCAAAAAACAGTAGCATTCCAGTTATATATCCTATTCGGGCGTTAGactattatatatttctttagaGTTATTTCCTGTCCTGAGTTATTTACTTTCAACTTTTATTCTACATACTCTCAAGTCacagttacaaaaataaactataaaaaacaaacaacgcagctcattaaaaaaacacaacatcACTACCATTCAACGCTTAGAACAAAAACTAAACGCCCCTTTGTCTTCCAAATTCAAACATCACCAACGAACCATAGACAATTGTcacttaaaagaaaattttaggCCAATGTCAGCATGCCATACAGCCACAACTGTCAAACAAGAATGGCGGGAGTTGCGAAATGAGTAGACTGGGGTATTTTAAGGCGTTGTCCTGTTAGCGAATTGTTATAGATAAGGTTTATTagtattgtaattgtaaattgGGGCCAGGTGCAGCCTATTTGCAAATCAAGGATTGGTTAGACCTGTTTCGGTAGGATTTAAGGTACCAGTGTTGAATAGGTACCcatttgatatttaaatgaaattaatcttGTATTCATTGAAGGGTatgataaattatgtaaaatgagtaaactgatttaattatttttgacgtTTGAACTAGAATCGTTAAACATAGGGcttaaattattactttgtttttgaggccaaagacttctcccgccttgggcaaaggaGAGAGGAGAGTAaaactattactgactaaataccaccccgttcctactcctgcatttcgaggcggagccccggtaaacccgctaggcagtttgcAGCTCCCAAGAGCAAATTATTACTTAGTTTTTCTTTCATACTCCAtccacaaacaaacacaatattatgtcaAGTATTATGTAAAAACTTCTAAAACACACAGTAAAATCTTTGACCTAGCTTCGAAAACTCACGTTGAAACGcgaaatattacttaaaattcaCTACCCAACACCAAAATCGTCACCACATAGAAAAAACTAGAACATACAACAATTTACCGAGAAACGACGAACAGTAGAAAATTTGCAACAATGCAAAATTTACTGTTGCATAGATCCTGTATACCGATTAAGTGAATTAACATCAACAGTTACTAAACGAAACAGTAGCAGACTGGCAACACTTAATGCATACAAAAAAGTTGCcgtataaaaaaatcgatttacgATTATTAATTCTGACATTCAAGGCTGTATGTCACACGTTTTTGACAGGTTCGTATTTGAAATTGacagttgatttatttattgtcctAAGTCTTGCTACTGTATTGAGTCTATCTTTAAGGGATGTGTCGGtttcaaaaatgtattctagaTATAATCTAAACTTTCATTTTGATTGCTCGTAAACCTCAATCAAGAAAATCTAAATTAGTCTTACAAATACACCAGAGATAGATCAGTAATCAAATAacacagtcaaagtcaaagtcaaagtcaaaatcaaatcatttattccaattaaaccatatacttaagtacttttgaaacgtcaacaaagaaagaaataaataatagtctgtcagtctgtccgtcagtgccAACTGGAGAGTTACCAGtcccaaaaacataaaaaaattgccACTTTACAACTCTAGACCACCAATGCTAAATAGAATGTTGTCATCGGCATTTTTTCGGCTAATTACATTGCAATTAGCaatcactgtttttttttaataactatgttAATCACACGAAGCAAGCACCGACATTATTCAGCCTAGTAAAGACGGGAAACGTGCAATTCTTTTTTCAGGGCTACTGAATTCAATTTGCATTTGTTTTAAAGACCATTTTTATACTCCTTTAAAGTAGGGAGGCCTGTGCCCTGCAAtgggacgaccacggctaaaacaaaatattaataaaataatgggtAGAAACTAAAAACTGCTAgatggtttgtaacgtcccgcgacCTTTCCCGCATTATGTTAAACCgtggaaatccagttatgacatctcctcaaCACAAGATTTAACGATAACTACTATTAAAAACGAAACCCTATAATGACTTCTACACCTTTCCAATCACATCCACATAACAATCAACCCAAAATAACGATCAGTACCAAAAATAACTCTAAACCCGTTATCCAACACAACGAACGGACAACGTTAACAACGGAAGACCGGAATAGAGTTATTAAAACAACAGTTAAAATCGTTATTCCGTAATTTGCACGCATAATCTCAAGGTGGTACCTAGTTAACGCAATGCAGAAACTAAATTAAATCAACGATATAGATTTCACGCTTTGTTTAACTTCTAATTTAATTCAACGTATTTATACACACATTAACGTATGCATAACCAGtttaaactgaccgtcgaatgtgctgaaggatcatacaaagcgagttcatggtaaactggttatgCGTAGCTCTCTAATAAGTCTACGACGTTTCGATAAATTAGCAATAACTGTTTTTTTGACAACTGttattttgattaatgtttCGGTAGCCATCTCTTGACACGAAACGATTGCTTGATTTATTGCGCGAATTAAATTCGTAATGAAATCGATTTTGTACTACTTATTATGGTTATCATTGATTTATAGTCTTTTTAATAgatgtgtttttaattaatgtagaatacattttgagataaataaacaaagttccTAGAGACTTTCTCTAGATAAAAAACAGACTAGAACTTTATGTTATGCGCTCTAATATCTGAGATTTCATAGTTAGAACCCCAATACTAATACGAATAACCTAACCAAAGAAACATAACCCTTATTCAGCATTGACGAGCGCAAACGACCTATATACAAAGAACCCTCAACAAATTGATATTAACGACATCAAACCCAGTATTACTATCAGAACTTTACAGCATTGATGAAAGCAAACGACCTATATACAAAGAACCCTCACTACATTAATATTAACGACCTCAAACCTAGTATTACTATCAGAATTTTACAGCATTAATGAAAGCAAACGACCTACATACAAAGAACCCTCACCAAATTTATATCAACGACCTCAAACCCAGTTCTACCAacaaattttcatattataatcaTCTCCAACAGATTGCTTTCGTCGCCATCCTCGGCTATGCCTCCGCCAGCGTGATCAGCCCCTACGTGTATGGGGTGAATGCTGGTGACGCCCAGGCTGCAGCCATCGACGCGACAGTGGCCGCCCAGGACCACGCCCGTGCCGTCGGCGAGAGCCAGGCACGTGCCGCCGAAGCCGCTGTCCAGTTCAACACCGAGGCAGTCCGTCAAGTTGCTGAAGCCAACCGAGACCTCCATGAGAACGCGTACTGGGGATCCGTCGCCGCCAACCAGAATGCCGTAGCTGCTGCCCAGTCCCACGCCGCTGCCGCTAGCGgagtcgccgccgcccacgccggtatcgccgccgcccgtgccGCTTACGCCGCTCCCTACGGCATCGCCGCCCCCTACGGCATCGCCGCCGCTCCCTACGGCTTCGCTGCCCCCTACGGCATCGCCGCTCCCTACGCCGCCCACGGACTCGGCTACCACGCCTGGTAAATCGATAACGGATCCCAAAAAcggttatttcaaaaataacagttttcaaaaaccgttattttttacttaaccGTTTTTGTCCCTTAGTCGATTGTATCTGGCAACACTGGTGGTGTGTTTTTTATGTCGTTAGTGTTGCTAGGTAGTGGTTGGCTGAGGGTAGCAACACCACCGCTCAAATGGATAAAAAACATGCTCAAACGAACTAAGGTCTCATATAGTAACtctctttgtaaataaaagtaaataaaagatgCCATCACTGCCAAAGTGTAAATAAACAcgtttttacaaaacaaaacacatgttattttaattacaactcCTTTTTACCCCACCTATAATGATAACTATAATAATCtttatacaaaaactataaCGAAAAATAAATCAGAGTCTACAGCGAACGCAGTTTGAAATGACACAGCTCCAGATATCGCTATTCTAAAAAGGAAGTACAAATTACAATCAATTCAATCTAAATTAAACACAAACTGATTGAAAAGAAGATTGACTGACaagagattatttatttaataaacaaaggTCAATATTACGCAGTAAAATATAGTTTACCTATTGTTCTTCTACATCTACAGTAAAAATCTTCTACAGTagcgaaatattttaattttactcatTCGAAAATCACGGTAAATGTAGGTATCAGCTGCACATTAAAATTAGACGATTAGACCTATCATCACTTCATTAGACCATGACGAAACCACAAATATGATCATAAAGATACTATATTATATCTACACTTCTATCTACTATCAAAATAAACAGACATAATATAAATACGGTAGtttctactagtcaaattcaatacttttatcgaaatgtcaaaaacgttacttttctatgaattttgtaggagatcgcaacttatgacgttataaaattttagtgtcaaataaaataacacacttatttctcaaaaaaataaataagtatatcgtcatattaatgaatgaaagtacgattattttgggatattatattgtattgaaaagtcaaaataattacccaattataaaaaaatgcaacaatttttttccgaaactttctttttttgttttgacggCATACCTATtttccggaactactagtccgattcgAATAATTCTACTTATGTTGGATAGcgtatttatcaaggaaggccatatgctataaaacatcacgctatgaccaataggagccgagcaaagcgggtaaaaccgcgcggaagtagctagtacaaaataaattacgtagGTATCAGATACCAAGGCTTAATGCatacctaaataattaattcagcatttaattgatataattatggCACGCAGTTGACAAGATTATTAAGGCAAGCTGTTTAACTAATGGTCACTAATCTATATCAGATAATTAGaaccaatattaatttatagacTTCTGTGTAAGAATTCtgtctaagtgtgggagagccatgcttcggcacgaatgggccggctcgaccggagtgataccacggcctcacagaaggccgacgtgaaacaacgcttgcgttgtgttttgttgtgagtgaggttaccggaatcccccttcccaatctttccaatccccaattccctaacaacccttaaaatcctaacccctaaaaggccgacgACGCACttgtgtttcgagtgtccatggtgcttaccatcaggtaccgcctgctcgtttaccggctttatCATAAAAAAGTCAAGCTGTTCAACTAAAGTTTACTAATCTATATCAGATGATTAGAATCCATAATATTATGGGTTCTAATGTAAGAAAAGGCCTTTTATTCcaagaaggggtaggcagtacTGAACCTTGTGAATTTTTTGCAGTTATGTTATGAGACCCATTATTTACAGAGCACTGTCTTTTTTTTCGGTCAAAACCATCTAATATCGTCTCTCACCATGGTTGAGGTGAGAGAGAGTTTtagacgcttactgactaaacaccacctgttcctactcctgcttttcgaaacgAAGCACCggttttccctccttaaaaaaaaaaacaaccaacaaCCCACTAAAATACaagaacatacataaaactCGAAAGAACTCAATCATCCATTAACAAACCAACTTCCTGAACTGCAACTGTTCAAAATGCCTTCGAAAACAAAGAAGGTATATATTCTGGATAATTCGCCAAGCCCTGCCCAGTAACGGCAGGTGATTATGACCTTTAAAGCTATAGAGATAAGTGCCAATTACGTGTGCAAGTGTTGTGGAAACCAGATACTTGATTTCTAGACTGCCTTGGGGAGGGCGTAGGCTTTTGTTGGTTGTGACATAGGGGCGGGAAGTTTGGCCAACTTGTTGGGGAAATAGTTGGGTCGAGCATTTATAGTGGTATCGCTctattaaactaatattattaatttaattataacattcgtgagacatagtaaattaatctGCTCAGTAGCAATAACTCTGCTCTGCTccgtagcagcgcgacaattgccgcgtcgtgtgtcgcggaatgctgctcatgaatatgagcctctagcatggcttgaaactagtcgagttcctcgtcaaacagtaacccgataatataataatgaatattataaaattgaaaatttgtttggatgttcgATTGTTTGTCCCACGATGAAACTAGTGAAcggattttgacgaaatttgttatacagatagagtagatgacttgtgtgatagaatactttttatctttcGAATCCACTGGCAGAGGCTGGTATGTTTATAAAAGGGGAGCCCATGAATATGTATATGGAAAGATTAACATATGGGAAATAGTTGGTATTCTGATAAATGTACCAACCATATCTGCTTATCTTATTCATAAGAGTAGAAGGATTCTTCCGCCGGACGGCCCTCACCAAGCATAACTCgcatataagtttgaaatcgccaaccctcaCTGAGCAAACGTAGTTattaaagctcaaaccttctcatGTGAGAAGCGGCCTTTGGTCAGCACACTTATAGCACGCTGTTGATGATGTGTGGACACAATCCTgctaaataagtaaaataaaactaagcaGTGTGAGTCACCCAACAAGTTGGCTCAAACGACGCTCGACATTCTACCCAGccgtatgtattaaaatatcatttggacgaaataaattatgaatgtaGACCACCTTGGGCCGAGTGcagaatataaacaaaacaagataTCATTACCTGGCTAacatttacatttcaatatacTAGCTTTTCCCTGCGACTTCACCTGCGTCAATTTAAGAATTTACTTTAGAGTTACTACccattgaaaacaaaaatataggtaGTTGTGGCGACACACGACAGGTAAcaaatgacagaagtcgcacatagactatcgacgagcaaatcaacggatgacttcataaaaatcctacatcgcacatatgaagtttacatgcgaataaacacggatagaaaatcccaacgaacaacagttgggcagaaagcccgccaggcatgatcacctcgcctggtcggaggatcttagtgaactttactctctgttccccaAATTGGTACCAAAAACCTTGTCTAGTTGAAAGCGCTAATGTTtaaaactactggttcgaattacataattacttttgttttttcataaatataatatggtataagccggtaaaaagcagacggatcacctgatggtaagcagtgatatcgccgccgcccatggataccagAAACCACACAAGGAGAGGAACTAGtatcagaataaaataaatctgtgtTACTCACTATTATTCAATACGTACAAACAGATATTTCTtcattataacattagtatgtaCATTggacatgtatatttatttgtacatagcACTTCAAGTGTCCACTTCCtccataaatattatattacgagTCTATTTAAATACTACATGAGTAGTGACTAtgtcattggtcgagtggtcgctatgTCAAGTCGGTTACAGTATTATTGAGCTTTTggcac encodes:
- the LOC118279662 gene encoding cuticle protein 1, with amino-acid sequence MRFLIAFVAILGYASASVISPYVYGVNAGDAQAAAIDATVAAQDHARAVGESQARAAEAAVQFNTEAVRQVAEANRDLHENAYWGSVAANQNAVAAAQSHAAAASGVAAAHAGIAAARAAYAAPYGIAAPYGIAAAPYGFAAPYGIAAPYAAHGLGYHAW